GTCGTGAGCAGATTCTGAAAGTGCATATGCGTCGTGTGCCGTTGGCTACCGATATGGATCCCTCTGTTATTGCACGCGGTACGCCGGGCTTCTCCGGTGCGGATTTGGCTAACCTGGTCAACGAAGCTGCGCTGTTCGCTGCTCGCGGCAATAAGCGTGTGGTTTCAATGGTTGAGTTTGAAAAAGCCAAAGACAAAATCATGATGGGTGCAGAACGTCGCTCCATGGTGATGACCGAAGAGCAGAAAGAATCGACGGCGTACCATGAAGCGGGTCACGCGATCGTGGGTACTCTGGTTCCGGGTTACGATCCGGTGCACAAAGTCACCATCATCCCGCGCGGTCGTGCCTTAGGTGTTGCCTTCTTCTTGCCAGTGGGCGATGAGATCAGCGCCAATCGTCAGAAGCTGGAAAGCCGTATTTCAGTGGCTTACGGCGGGCGTCTGGCGGAAGAGATCATTTATGGTCCGGACTATGTTTCTACCGGTGCTTCATCTGACATTAAAATGGCGACCAGCGTAGCGCGCAACATGGTTACGCAGTGGGGCTTCTCCGAGAAGCTGGGTCCGTTGCTTTACGCTGAAGAAGAGGGCGAAGTGTTCCTTGGACGTTCAGTGGCGAAAGCGAAACATATGTCAGATGAAACGGCGCGCATTATCGATCAGGAAGTTAAACACCTTATCGATACTAACTACCAACGTGCTCGCCGCATCCTGAACGAAAACATGGACATCCTTCACGCGATGAAAGACGCGCTGATGAAGTATGAGACCATCGATGCACCACAAATCAGCGATTTGATGGCACGTCGCGAAGTACGTCCACCTGCAGGTTGGGAAGAGGCTAAGGTTGCTGTTGGTAACGGCGACTCAACCCAGGCTCCTCGCCCTGTAGATGACCCGAAAACACCGGGTTCTGATAAGATTATGTGATGGCAATCTGGCGGGACGATAACTCTACCGCTAGATTTACAGCCCACACTGCTTGTTATAATGCAAACCCCGGCCGGTCCGGGGTTTTTTTATTTCGCGATTTAGTGGTCCCTCAAGGAGATTTTCGCCATGAAGTTGTTCGCCCGTGATTCCCATCTCGATCTCTCTTTTCCCCATGTGATGGGTATTTTGAATGTCACGCCGGACTCCTTCTCAGATGGCGGAACCCACAACACCTTGGTCGATGCGCTGACGCACACCAATGAGATGGTGAACGCGGGTGCCACCATCATTGATGTTGGCGGTGAGTCTACGCGTCCCGGGGCTGATGAAGTCAGTGTGGAAGAAGAGCTGGAACGTGTCATTCCCGTAGTAGAAGCCATTGCACAGCGTTTTGAGGTGTGGATTTCAGTCGATACCTCCAAGCCAGAAGTGATCCGCGAGGCCGCGCGAGTGGGCGCTCACATCATTAATGATATTCGCTCGCTATCCGAACCCGGTGCACTGGTGGCTGCTGCGGAAACCGGTCTGCCGGTATGTTTGATGCATATGCAAGGCGAACCGCGCACCATGCAGCAGGCACCGGAATATCACAATATTGTGAGCGAAGTGGACGCTTACTTCGCTGCTCAGATTGCGCGCTGTGAAGCGTCTGGAATAAAAAAAGAGAATCTGCTGCTCGATCCTGGCTTTGGATTCGGTAAGAATCTCAGCCACAACTATGAATTGCTGGCGCATTTGAGCCATTTCCACCATTACGGTTTACCGCTATTAGTGGGAATGTCGCGTAAATCGATGGTTGGACAGCTATTAAATGTTGGTCCGGCGCAGCGCCTGACCGGCAGCCTAAGCTGTGCGGTGATCGCCGCTATGCAAGGGGCACAAATTATTCGCGTACATGATGTGAAAGAGACGGTCGAAGCGATGCGCGTCGTCGAAGCGACACGAAGAGCAAAAGGATAAAGGCATGAGTAATCGTAAATATTTCGGTACAGATGGTATTCGCGGCAAAGTCGGTGAAGCGCCGATTACCCCTGATTTTGTCCTCAAGCTGGGCTGGGCAGCAGGTAAAGTGCTGGCGCGCCAGGGCTCTCGCAAAGTATTGATTGGTAAAGATACGCGTATTTCAGGTTATATGCTGGAATCGGCGCTGGAAGCGGGGCTGGCGGCAGCGGGATTGTCTGCGGCCTTTACGGGACCAATGCCGACGCCGGCTATCGCCTATCTAACGCGCACCTTCCGTGCGGAAGCGGGCATTGTGATTTCGGCATCGCATAATCCGTTTGACGACAACGGCATTAAATTCTTTTCTGCTGAAGGCACCAAGCTGCCGGATGAAGTTGAAGAAGCCATTGAGCTGGAGATGGAGAAACCTATCACCTGCGTCGAGTCCGCTGAATTGGGCCGCGCTAGCCGCATTGTTGATGCTGCAGGCCGTTATATCGAATTCTGTAAAGGTACCTTCCCGAGCGAGCTGAGTCTCAATGGGCTTAAAATTGTGGTCGATTGCGCAAACGGTGCGACTTACCACATTGCTCCCAACGTGCTGCGTGAACTCGGCGCAACCGTGATTGCTATCGGCACACAGCCGGATGGTATGAACATCAATAAAGATTGCGGCGCGACCGATTTGCGTCTGCTGCAACATCGCGTGTTAGAAGAGAAGGCCGATCTCGGATTGGCTTACGATGGTGACGGCGACCGCATCATGATGGTTGACCATCTGGGCCATAAAGTTGATGGTGACCAGATTCTTTATATCATTGCGCGCGAAGGGCTGCGTCAGGGCCAGCTGCGCGGCGGCGTGGTGGGCACGCTGATGAGTAACATGGGGCTGGAACTGGCACTGAAGCAGCTGGGTATTCCGTTCACCCGTGCAAAAGTGGGCGACCGCTATGTGCTGGAAAAAATGCAGGAAAAGGGATGGCGTTTAGGGGCGGAAAACTCCGGTCACGTCATTCTGCTGGATAAAACCACCACCGGCGACGGCATTGTGGCAAGTTTGCAAGTGCTCACTGCTGTAGTACGAAATCATATGACGTTACACGATTTGTGCAGCGGTATGAAAATGCTGCCGCAGATTTTGGTTAACGTGCGCTTTGCTGGCGAGCACGATCCGCTGGAAAGCGAGAGCGTGAAAGCCGTGACCGCAGAAGTGGAAAAAACGCTGGCGGGACGTGGTCGCGTGTTGCTGCGTAAATCCGGCACCGAACCGCTGATCCGTGTAATGGTGGAAGGTGAAGATGAGGCGCAGGTTAGCGCGCTGGCGCACAAAATCGCAGATGCAGTAAAAGCGGTGTAATTGAATTCAGGCGGAGAAATTTTGCACTTTCCGCCTGCAAAATCACCGGGATGGTGCTTTTTTCCGCAATCGAAAGCGATGGTGAAAATTGCACTTGCAGAGGTATGTGCCATTGGTTAGTATTCACACCCGCTTCTGATGGGTGATGACGAGACTTCCCATCGATATTGGTTGAAGCTTTAACTGTGCAGATAACGCGCAAGGAAACAGGTTGATTATGTACGAAGCTCTGTTAGTTGTTTTCCTTATTGTAGCGATTGGCCTCGTAGGTTTGATCATGCTGCAGCAAGGCAAAGGCGCTGATATGGGAGCCTCATTCGGTGCAGGCGCTTCTGGTACGCTGTTCGGTTCTAATGGGTCAGGCAACTTTATGACTCGTATGACCGCGGTACTGGCTACCCTGTTCTTCATCATCAGCTTGGTTCTGGGTAATCTGAACAGTAATAAAACAGCCAAAGGAAGTGAGTGGGATAACCTCACTGCGCCGGCGCAGTCTGAACAGCAGACTCAGCCAGCTAAACCGGCAACGCCGGGCAATGATATCCCGCAGTAAGATCGTCAACGCTGTAGTGCGACAAATTAGCGTCGCAGTCTAGTGATGTACCGAGGTGGTGAAATTGGTAGACACGCTACCTTGAGGTGGTAGTGCTCGAAAGGGCTTACGGGTTCAAGTCCCGTCCTCGGTACCAAATCTCAGTAAAACTTGCATTTTTTGCAAGGCCGGCGTATTATTCGCCACGTTTTCGGACGCGGGGTGGAGCAGCCTGGTAGCTCGTCGGGCTCATAACCCGAAGGTCGTCGGTTCAAATCCGGCCCCCGCAACCACTTTCCCTTAGAGTTCTTTTTCAAATATACTGTATGCATCGACGGACGCACTCATCAGTGATTTTGAAAAAAATTCTTTTGGATTGTGCTCCGAAGCCGCTATGCGGCGTACAGGGTCCAGTCACAAAAAGCCCCGAATATTCGGGGTTTTTTGTTATCAGGAAATCGACACACTGGGCTATAGGCCCTTTTTTTATGTCTTGGGGGTGGGCTTGTCCACATTAGAGCAAAAATTGACAGAGTTGATCTCTGCTCCAGTAGAAGCGCTTGGCTACGAATTAGTCGGTATCGAGTTTATTCGTGGTCGCACATCAACATTGCGCATCTATATTGATAGTGAAGAGGGTATCAATGTTGATGATTGCGCCGATGTTAGCCACCAGGTCAGCGCAGTAATGGATGTGGAAGATCCAATTACCGTGGCTTACAACCTTGAAGTTTCCTCGCCGGGTCTCGAACGTCCTCTTTTCACTGCTGAACACTATGCACGTTTTGCCGGTGACGAGGTGAGCCTGGTACTATGCATGGCCGTACAAAACCGCCGTAAATGGCAGGGTATCATCAAGTCTGTTGAAGGTGAGATGATCACGGTGACCGTTGAGGGTAACGATGAAGTGTTCGCGCTGAGCAACATTCAGAAAGCGAACCTGGTCCCCCACTTTTAAAAGTCCGGATTGAGGCTAACCAGGATGAACAAAGAGATCTTAGCTGTAGTAGAAGCCGTTTCTAACGAAAAAGCCCTGCCGCGTGAGAAAATCTTCGAAGCGCTGGAGAGCGCTTTGGCCACTGCGACCAAAAAGAAGTATGAGCAAGAGATCGAAGTGCGAGTCAGCATTGACCGTCGCAGCGGCGATTTCGACACCTTCCGTCGCTGGCAGATTGTTGAAGAAGTCACGCAGCCGACTCGCGAGATCACGCTGGATGCAGCCCGTTATGAAGACGAAGCGTTCAATCTGGGCGAATTTGTCGAAGATCAGATTGAATCTGTCACCTTCGACCGTATCACCACCCAAACTGCTAAGCAGGTTATCGTACAAAAAGTACGTGAAGCTGAGCGCGCAATGGTGGTTGATCAGTTCCGTCAACACGAAGGCGAAATCATCACTGGCGTGGTGAAGAAAGTGAACCGCGACAACATTTCACTGGACCTCGGTAGCAATGCCGAAGCGGTGATTGGACGTGAAGACATGCTGCCGCGTGAAAACTTCCGTCCAGGCGACCGCATCCGCGGCGTGCTGTACGCCGTTCGCCCTGAAGCACGTGGCGCACAGCTGTTCGTCACGCGTTCTAAGCCGGAAATGCTGATTGAGTTGTTCCGCATTGAGGTGCCAGAAATTGGCGAAGAAGTTATCGAGATCAAAGCGGCAGCGCGCGATCCGGGTTCACGCGCCAAAATCGCAGTGAAAACTAACGATAAACGTATTGATCCAGTAGGCGCTTGCGTCGGTATGCGCGGTGCGCGTGTGCAGGCGGTTTCAAGCGAGCTGGGTGGCGAGCGTATCGATATTGTGCTGTGGGACGACAACCCGGCGCAGTTCGTTATCAACGCTATGGCGCCTGCTGATGTGGCGTCAATTGTGGTGGACGAAGACAATCACACCATGGATATCGCTGTTGAAGCCGGCAATCTGGCTCAGGCGATCGGTCGTAACGGCCAAAACGTGCGTCTGGCTTCCCAACTGAGCGGTTGGGAACTGAACGTGATGACCGTCGATGATCTGCAGGCTAAGCACCAAGCTGAAGCCCATGCAGCAATCGATATGTTCACCAAACATCTCGACATCGACGAAGAGTTCGCCACCATTCTGGTGGAAGAGGGCTTCTCTTCGCTGGAAGAATTGGCTTATGTGCCAATCAACGAGCTGCTGGAAATCGACGGCCTCGATGAAGAGACCATTGAAGCCCTGCGTGAACGAGCAAAAAATGCGTTAACTACCCTGGCATTAGCGAAAGAAGAGAGCCTTGGTAATCAGGAGCCCGCTGAGGATCTTCTGAATCTTGAGGGCTTGGATCGTGCGCTGGCGTATCGCCTGGCGTCGAAAGGCGTTTGCACGCTGGAAGATCTCGCTGAGCAAGGTGTTGACGATCTGACAGATATTGAAGGGCTGGATGATGAGAAGGCCGGTGCGCTGATTATGGCTGCACGTAATATCTGCTGGTTCGGCGATGACGCGTAATAACAGGAAGGAACAGCATGACAGATGTAACCGTAAAATCGCTGGCCGCCGAAATTCAGACCCCGGTCGATCGCCTGGTACAGCAATTTGCTGATGCAGGGATCCGTAAGTCTGAAAATGATGCGGTGTCCCAGCAAGAGAAAGAAACCTTACTGTCTCACCTGAATCGTGAGCACGGTCAGACCGGTTCAAGCAAGCTGACTTTGCAGCGCAAGACGCGCAGCACCTTGAATATTCCCGTCACCGGGGGTAAAAGTAAGTCGGTACAAATCGAAGTCCGCAAAAAGCGCACATACGTGAAAGGCGACGCAGAGTCTGAGCAAGCTCAGGCAGAAGCGGAAGCCGAGGCGCAGCGTGAAGCGGAAGAGCAGGCGCGTCGCGAGGCGGAAGAACAAGCCCGTCGCGAAGCTGAACAGAAAGCGCAACGTGAAGCCGAAGATAAAGCCAAGCGCGAAGCCGCTGACAAGGCCAAACGTGAAGCAGCGGAAAAAGAGAAATTGACTAATCAACCTACCGACGTAGTAGCCAAGGCTGCGCAGTCTGATAAAGCCCGTCGTGAAGCAGAAGCTGCCGAACTGAAACGTAAAGCAGAAGAAGAAGCTCGCCGTAAGCTGGAAGAAGATGCGCGCCGCGTGGCCGAAGAAGCCCGCCGCCTGGCTGAAGAAAAAGGCGCTGAATGGGCAAAACCTGAAGAAGAGGATAAAGGCGACTATCACGTCACTACCTCTACTCATGCCCGTCAGGCAGAAGACGAGAACGATCGCCAGGTTGAAGCTGGCCGTGCACGTGCTCGCACCACCAAAGCTGCTCGCCCGGTGAAGAAAGGCAACAAGCACTCTGAAGCCAAAACCGATCGTGAAGAAGCTCGTGCTCAGGTACGTGGCGGCAAAGGCGGTAAGCATCGTAAGCCAAGCACCCTGCAGCAAGGCTTCAACAAGCCAGCTCAGGCTGTGAACCGTGATGTTGTCATCGGTGAAACCATCACCGTTGCTGAACTGGCCAATAAAATGGCAATCAAAGGTTCTCTGGTCGTTAAGGCGATGATGAAGATGGGCGCAATGGCGACCATCAACCAGGTTATCGACCAAGAAACCGCTCAGATGGTCGCGGAAGAGATGGGCCACAAAGTGATCCTGCGCCGCGAGAATGAGCTGGAAGAAGCGGTAATGGACGATCGTGATACCGATGCTGCGCAGGAAAGCCGCGCGCCAGTCGTGACCATCATGGGCCACGTTGACCACGGTAAAACCTCTCTGCTTGACTACATTCGTTCTACGAAAGTGGCTTCAGGCGAAGCAGGCGGTATTACACAGCATATCGGTGCATACCACGTTGAAACTGACAACGGTATGATCACCTTCCTCGACACCCCGGGCCACGCCGCGTTTACCGCAATGCGTGCACGTGGTGCGCAGGCAACGGATATCGTTATCCTTGTGGTTGCGGCTGATGACGGCGTGATGCCTCAGACCGTCGAAGCTATCCAGCATGCGAAAGCAGCCGGTGTGCCAGTGGTTGTTGCAGTCAACAAAGTTGATAAGCCTGATGCAGATCCAGATCGCGTTAAGAATGAACTGACCCAATACGGCATCCTGCCGGAAGAGTGGGGCGGTGAGAACATGTTCGTTAACGTCTCTGCGAAAGCCGGTACCGGTATCGACGACCTGCTGAATGCGATTCTGCTGCAAGCTGAAGTCCTGGAACTGTCTGCAATCCGTGAAGGTATGGCGAGCGGCGTGGTGATTGAATCGTTCCTCGACAAAGGTCGTGGTCCGGTTGCTACCGTGCTGGTACGTGAAGGTACGCTCAATAAAGGCGATATCGTGCTGTGCGGCTTCGAATATGGCCGTGTTCGTGCGATGCGTGATGAATTGGGTCGCGAAGTGTTTGAAGCGGGTCCATCCATTCCAGTGGAAATCCTCGGTCTATCCGGTGTGCCGGCAGCGGGTGATGAAGCGACCGTGGTACGTGACGAGAAGAAAGCACGTGAAGTTGCACTGTATCGTCAGGGCAAATTCCGTGAAGTTAAGCTGGCGCGTCAGCAGAAGTCTAAGTTGGAGAATATGTTCGCCAACATGACCGAAGGTGAAGTGTCTGAGCTGAACATCGTGCTGAAATCCGACGTACAGGGTTCTGTGGAAGCGATCTCCGATTCCCTGCTCAAACTCTCTACCGACGAAGTGAAGGTGCGGATTATCGGTTCGGGTGTAGGTGGAATCACTGAAACCGACGCAACGCTGGCTGCAGCTTCCAACGCGATCATCCTCGGCTTCAACGTACGTGCTGATGCATCTGCTC
The sequence above is drawn from the Pantoea nemavictus genome and encodes:
- the nusA gene encoding transcription termination factor NusA, whose product is MNKEILAVVEAVSNEKALPREKIFEALESALATATKKKYEQEIEVRVSIDRRSGDFDTFRRWQIVEEVTQPTREITLDAARYEDEAFNLGEFVEDQIESVTFDRITTQTAKQVIVQKVREAERAMVVDQFRQHEGEIITGVVKKVNRDNISLDLGSNAEAVIGREDMLPRENFRPGDRIRGVLYAVRPEARGAQLFVTRSKPEMLIELFRIEVPEIGEEVIEIKAAARDPGSRAKIAVKTNDKRIDPVGACVGMRGARVQAVSSELGGERIDIVLWDDNPAQFVINAMAPADVASIVVDEDNHTMDIAVEAGNLAQAIGRNGQNVRLASQLSGWELNVMTVDDLQAKHQAEAHAAIDMFTKHLDIDEEFATILVEEGFSSLEELAYVPINELLEIDGLDEETIEALRERAKNALTTLALAKEESLGNQEPAEDLLNLEGLDRALAYRLASKGVCTLEDLAEQGVDDLTDIEGLDDEKAGALIMAARNICWFGDDA
- the secG gene encoding preprotein translocase subunit SecG; translated protein: MYEALLVVFLIVAIGLVGLIMLQQGKGADMGASFGAGASGTLFGSNGSGNFMTRMTAVLATLFFIISLVLGNLNSNKTAKGSEWDNLTAPAQSEQQTQPAKPATPGNDIPQ
- the rimP gene encoding ribosome maturation factor RimP → MSTLEQKLTELISAPVEALGYELVGIEFIRGRTSTLRIYIDSEEGINVDDCADVSHQVSAVMDVEDPITVAYNLEVSSPGLERPLFTAEHYARFAGDEVSLVLCMAVQNRRKWQGIIKSVEGEMITVTVEGNDEVFALSNIQKANLVPHF
- the folP gene encoding dihydropteroate synthase, with amino-acid sequence MKLFARDSHLDLSFPHVMGILNVTPDSFSDGGTHNTLVDALTHTNEMVNAGATIIDVGGESTRPGADEVSVEEELERVIPVVEAIAQRFEVWISVDTSKPEVIREAARVGAHIINDIRSLSEPGALVAAAETGLPVCLMHMQGEPRTMQQAPEYHNIVSEVDAYFAAQIARCEASGIKKENLLLDPGFGFGKNLSHNYELLAHLSHFHHYGLPLLVGMSRKSMVGQLLNVGPAQRLTGSLSCAVIAAMQGAQIIRVHDVKETVEAMRVVEATRRAKG
- the infB gene encoding translation initiation factor IF-2, translating into MTDVTVKSLAAEIQTPVDRLVQQFADAGIRKSENDAVSQQEKETLLSHLNREHGQTGSSKLTLQRKTRSTLNIPVTGGKSKSVQIEVRKKRTYVKGDAESEQAQAEAEAEAQREAEEQARREAEEQARREAEQKAQREAEDKAKREAADKAKREAAEKEKLTNQPTDVVAKAAQSDKARREAEAAELKRKAEEEARRKLEEDARRVAEEARRLAEEKGAEWAKPEEEDKGDYHVTTSTHARQAEDENDRQVEAGRARARTTKAARPVKKGNKHSEAKTDREEARAQVRGGKGGKHRKPSTLQQGFNKPAQAVNRDVVIGETITVAELANKMAIKGSLVVKAMMKMGAMATINQVIDQETAQMVAEEMGHKVILRRENELEEAVMDDRDTDAAQESRAPVVTIMGHVDHGKTSLLDYIRSTKVASGEAGGITQHIGAYHVETDNGMITFLDTPGHAAFTAMRARGAQATDIVILVVAADDGVMPQTVEAIQHAKAAGVPVVVAVNKVDKPDADPDRVKNELTQYGILPEEWGGENMFVNVSAKAGTGIDDLLNAILLQAEVLELSAIREGMASGVVIESFLDKGRGPVATVLVREGTLNKGDIVLCGFEYGRVRAMRDELGREVFEAGPSIPVEILGLSGVPAAGDEATVVRDEKKAREVALYRQGKFREVKLARQQKSKLENMFANMTEGEVSELNIVLKSDVQGSVEAISDSLLKLSTDEVKVRIIGSGVGGITETDATLAAASNAIILGFNVRADASARRVIDSENVDLRYYSVIYNLIDEVKAAMSGMLAPEFKQQIIGLAAVRDVFKSPKFGAIAGCMVTEGNIKRHNPIRVLRDNVVIYEGELESLRRFKDDVNEVRNGMECGIGVKNYNDVRVGDMIEVFEVIEIKRTID
- the glmM gene encoding phosphoglucosamine mutase, with amino-acid sequence MSNRKYFGTDGIRGKVGEAPITPDFVLKLGWAAGKVLARQGSRKVLIGKDTRISGYMLESALEAGLAAAGLSAAFTGPMPTPAIAYLTRTFRAEAGIVISASHNPFDDNGIKFFSAEGTKLPDEVEEAIELEMEKPITCVESAELGRASRIVDAAGRYIEFCKGTFPSELSLNGLKIVVDCANGATYHIAPNVLRELGATVIAIGTQPDGMNINKDCGATDLRLLQHRVLEEKADLGLAYDGDGDRIMMVDHLGHKVDGDQILYIIAREGLRQGQLRGGVVGTLMSNMGLELALKQLGIPFTRAKVGDRYVLEKMQEKGWRLGAENSGHVILLDKTTTGDGIVASLQVLTAVVRNHMTLHDLCSGMKMLPQILVNVRFAGEHDPLESESVKAVTAEVEKTLAGRGRVLLRKSGTEPLIRVMVEGEDEAQVSALAHKIADAVKAV